The window GCGGGCCGCAGGAGCCGCTGGATGAAAAACTGATAAATCAGGCTGAATCTCTGCTGGCCTTCGTCATCAGCCCCGACCATCGGCAGATGATTATCAATAACATCGGCAAAGGCGGCGGAACCGGCGGAACCCTGAAATATGTCTTTCGGCTGCGGGCTGAGCGAGTGCTCGAAGCCGACCAGACCATCACGGATTTTGTGCGGCATCTCATCCCACCATCGAGGCAGAAACCACCTGCTCCCGAAGAGGTGACCGCCATCTTGCGCCTGCTAAGCCCCGAGATGCAGCGGGTGGTCGTCAGGGGGATTATGTCCTCTGACCGGATGCGCAAGGAACAGGCCGAGGCGCTGGGCCGGGCCATCGGCGAGCGGCTTGGTCTCAAGGCGCTGGACGAACCATTGAAAAGCGAGCTTGCCCTTCCGGCCGAAATGGAGAGGCAATTGGCCTGGGGACGCATCAAAGACCTCATCGCCCAGAGAACCGATGCGGGCACGGTGGCCGCCGCCATTCGCGAACGGCTAAATGCCCGGTATGATGCGGAGGAAATCCGCCAAAGCTGGATTACTCTCACTGAGGCCGATGCCATATCCCTGATTCGAATTATCTGCCATTTGCCTTACCTGGCTAATGGGAAGACCGATCCGATAGCCCGCACGGTCATCGATACGTATGTTACCCGGCTGACCCACGAAAAATATACCACCACCTATCACAAGGTAGTCAACAGCCTCCGCGGTATTTTTCACGTCAAGCCAGACAGCCCGACGCTATTAACCTTTTTGGCGCTCATCAGGTGGGTCAGCCCCGAGGCAGCCAATAAACTTTCAAGGGACATTGGAATGCCGCTGCCGGCGCAGTAAGTGGCTGTAAGCCGGCAACATGCAAAAAGAAACAGCAGGAAACGGAGGGAACGGAGATTTTTGAAGCACTTTTGCGGGCAACGGAGGCACAAACAGCCCCTCACCCTTCAGTGACCAGCCACAAGGATGCAAGACACAGTTTTGGCTTCCTGTTCACGCCTCCGTTTTCTCTCTTGTCTCCTGTTCAAGTTGATCGCTACGGCTAAGCCAATTTCGTTGCGTTTTGCCTTCGTTTCAGCGACGCTTTTGCCTGTGTTACGCTTAAATTGATTTTCGATGAATTCTAAATCCTTGCTCCCCATCCTGACACTGTTCCTGGCCGCTTCGGCGGTCGCCTCCACCGCAGCGGAACCCTCTTTCGAGTTTCGTGAGGTCAATGACTCGACCGGTCTGGAGCTCTTTGAAAACGGCAAACCGGTTTATGTCTATAACTATGGCATGATTCTTTCCCGCGGCGCGCCCGAGTCAATGCGACGCTCGTGTTATTTGCACCCGGTCTATGCGCCGGACGGCAAAACGGTTTTAACGGATGATTTCAATCCCGACCACCGCCATCACCGGGGCATTTTTTGGGCTTGGGAGGTAGTGACGGTCGGCGGCAAAACGGATGATGTGTGGACGGTCAAGGGTTTCCGCCAGAAATTCGTTCGATGGAAGGCGCGGGAAACGGCCGGTCCATTGGCCAGGCTGGCCGTCGAGAACGGCTGGTACGACGGCGACCGGAAATTCGTGAAAGAGGATGTCGATATTGTCACCCACCCGGAAACCAAGGGGCAACGTGTCATGGATTTTACACTGCGTTTCGAGGCGGTTGATCAGCCAGTGGTAATCGTCGGCACTCCGGATAGCAAAAAGGGCTATGGTGGATTTGCGTTTCGCACGGCGCCGCGAGATGGGGGTGCGGCGGGGACCATTATCCGAACCGATACGGGGATTTTGAAGAAGGACGGCGTGCTGTCACGGCATCCATGGGCCGAATTATCGGGCAGTTTCAATGGCCAGGAAGCTGGGGTCCGAATCGAGGATGACCCCTCGAATCCAGGCTATCCGCACAACGGCTGGCTCTTGCGCCACGGGTTTGCTCTGCTGAACGTGTCGTACCCTGGACTCGAACCGGTAACTCTCCAGCCCGGCAAGCCGCTCGTGCTCAAATATCGCGTTATTCTTTTCCTGGGCGACACTGCCGAACACCCCGCTTAGCTTCCCGGTTAGTCGTCCTTGCGATATTCTACTTCGCCGCAATTCTCCCAGCGGAAAATAATACGCTCCGGATTGATAATGATCAGCCGTCCAGGGATGAAACGCGGGCGGACGAATTCGTTTTCAGCAATCTGTCCTTTTCCGCGCAGGGTCCTGAGGTTTGCCTTCCAGGTGACCGCCCCCGCCGGCACGTAATCATCCCCGGTAATTTTGACTGCCTCGACTTCTTCGCCGTGCCGGTCAATGCGGATGACTTCATCGAAATGGCCGGGGTAGTGGCCGATCCACTCTCCTTGTAGCTCTATCGTCTCAACCATCTTTCTAACGTTATGCCGCGTCCGGCCCGCGGCAACTAGGTCTTTTGCCCAAAACTCCAGCGGCAGTTTGCCCTAAGCAGGGACCATGCAGACAGGAACAGGAGAAAACGGAGAAAACAGAGGTTTTCCAAAGCAGGGTGATGAATTGGCAGCAGTTCTGCGGGTCACCATGCCTAATCCTGGTGTGGTAGCCCTCTACCACCTTTTCAGAACCGTACCTGCTCCAAGTACCGCAGGCTTCGAGGGATCTGCTGCTCTGACCAAGGGGATTCATCCTCGATGAAGTACCACTTCACGCCGGCTTTTTGGGCTGCTTTCAGAATTGCGGGAATGTCCATCAGCCCGGTGCCGATGGCAGCGTCGTTCTTAACGTCTGTGGAACCGGTCAGCGCGCCTGTTTCTGTGCCTTTCCGCATATCCTTCAGATGGGCCAACTCCCAGCGCTTGCCATATTTATTGAGAAGTTTGACCGGGTCCTGCCCGGGGAACACGATCCAGAAAATATCCATTTCATAGCTCACGAGTTTGGGATCGGTTTGCGTTATGAGCAGGTCGAGCAATGTGCCCTGGTTATAAGGCTGAAACTCGTAGCCATGGACATGATAGAAGAACTTCAGCCCATGTTTGGCCATCACCTTGCCTGCATTGTTAAATACTTGAATGGCTTCACGGCGGTCTTCTCATCGAAATCGCCTGAATGCGGAATCCAGGCGCAGCCGGCGTATTTCAAGCCCAGGGCGTTGGCCTCTCGGGCCACCCCTTCAGCATCATCCCGGTAACGCTCGTAGGCGAAGTGGGCGCCGATGGGCTTAATGCCACGCGCGGCTAATTCCGACTTGAATTGTTCTGCCGAAAGACCGTAGGTGCCGGCCAGTTCGGCATATTTAATGTGCCAATTCTTGACCTCATCCAATGTGCTCGGAACATCCTTCTGAAACTGTGCGCGCAGGCTGTAAAGCTGCAGGCCAAGAGGACCCTTGAAACTGGGGCCAATGCCAGCCGCAGCCCGGGCCGCAGGGCCGCTATTAAAAAGGAGAAGCGCCGAAAAACCAGTGGAAAGCACGAGGGAGAAGTTCATTTTCATGGAACAGGAGTACAGAAAAACCCACCGGTTGGGAAGCAGAACCTCGTGAAGCGCAGGAGCGTTTAAGACCCTCACGCTCCCACGCTCCACGCTCCACGCTCCCACTGCCTTCCCGGCATCACCTGATCGGCAATGAGCCGGGCAGCCTGCTCGTAGGAAACCAAATCTGTATTGATGATCAGGTGGTAGAGCAATGGATCATCAATGTCTTTGCCGAAGTACTTTTTGAGGTAACGGCTCCGGCCAAGGTCTTCATTATAAACGAAGGCGCTGGCTTCCCTCTGGGTCAGTGATTCGAGGCGCTGGATGGTCCCAATCCGATTTTCCACCGAACCGACCAGGCGCACGTGGAAGACATAATCGAGTTTGCTCGTGATTACATTGGCTCCGCGCCCGATGAGAATCACATTCCCCGCATCGGCTAACCTGAGAATGGTTTCGGCGCTCTGGTGGACCAAGCTCCGGGAGGGCGGGTGCAGGCCGAAGAGTTCATCCATGGCATCGGTGACCTCGGAGATGCGGTCCTCCGGCATAAAGCGAGCCAGCCGGCTAGGCAGGTGATGCTCCTCGAGCACCTTTTCCACAAGATTCCGGTCAAAAACCGTCCAGGGGCTGCCGCCCTTGTGCCTGCGATCATCGAGCAACTCAATCAGCCGGGCGGCGACCGAGTGGCCACCTGCGCCGCTTTGGCGCGAAATGGTGATCGCGCGGAAATGTGTCTGGGTCTGATTAGCCGCCTCGGCGGTATGACGGGGCTGCAATTGGCAGTTGATAAACGTCAGGCATTGATCGAGTCCGATTTGAGGGTTCATAGGGAGTTCCTCCAGGAAGGTTTGCAGCGCCCTAGCAGGGAAGCGCAGCCTGGCATGAGGGATATGAGGTCTGGATTCCGGCGCCCGCCTGGCTGGTTCGGCTGGGCTGCGTCCAACGACCGGCCTATTAGCTCGACCCACTTCATATTCCGCCGATTCCCTTCAACCAAAATTACTCCGCGTCAAGGCGTGTTTCAATCCCTTGGCTGCGGAATTGATCCCGTCTAATGGCATCCATTACTTGCGCATCAGCCAGGTGTTCTGAACTTGTTATGCCGCCCCCGCCGGGCGATGCTCGGGTATGTCAGAACACAAAGCCATGATTAGCTGGAAACGCACCAGCCCTGATTTCCTCAAGGGCAAGTATTCCCGGGAGCACACCTGGAGCTTTGACGGCGGTCTGACGGTGCCGGCTTCAGCCGCACCCGCTGTAGTGCCGGCGCCTTATTCAAACCCGGCGCACGTCGATCCGGAGGAGGCCTTTGTAGCGGCGGTTTCGAGCTGCCACATGCTCACCTTTCTGTACCTGGCCTCGCGCCGGGGATTCCAGGTGGACAGCTATAAGGATGAGGCCATCGGGGCCATGGCAAAGAATGAAAAAGGCACTCCGTGGGTAAGCTTGATTAAACTCAATCCGATAATTGCCTATGGCGGCGAGAAAATGCCTGCGCCGGAGGATGAGCGCCGGCTTCATCACCTTGCCCACGAGCAATGCTATATCTCCAATTCCATAAAGACTGAGGTCCTTTTTGGGGAGGCCAAGAAAGAGGCCGCCTGACTATCTCGATCCATACCCGTGCAAACCGCCACTCAAAATGCCCTTCCCCGCAGCGCCTATGACCGTACCGGCGGCATTGTCTATTTTGCCCGGATGCTCGATAAGATTCGCCTTCGCGCGGCGGGTACTTTGCGTCGTGACTTTCATCCGAACCTCGGCTCCGGCTTTGATGGCCGCTGCTGCCGATTCCTTGGCATCGATTATTCGGCTTTGAGGGATCGCGTTTTGACGGGCGGCACGGACGACGAAATTCTGGCATGGTGCTTTGAGCATGGGACTCGTCCAACAAAAGAGCAGGTTCTGGTCTGGGACAAGTTCATGCTCAAGCGCGGCTGGAGGGACGAGGATGATGGCTCGACCCAGGAATTGGCACGCTACAAAGAATCCAGCGGCCTTGCCCATCGAAACGATATTCTCACCTTCTTCGATTATTACGAAGTTGATGAAGGCCGTAAGCTTTAGCCTCAGACTGGATTCTCAGCGGGGTTGTTACTGGCTTACCACGATTTTCAGGGACTCGGGGCCGGGCCTCGCTGCTCGTTCGATGGCAGCGGCTGTTTGTTCGAGGGGAAATTGGTGCGTAATCAGGCGGCGCACATCTAATTTCCGCGAAAAAACCAAGCGCGCGACAGCGGGTTGGAGGAGGAAATCCGCCGAATAACTGCCGATCAGGTCTTTTTCATCCACGCAGATCGTCGCCAGGTCCAGCGAGGATTTGTCACCCCGCCGGGTGTTCGAGAACAAAAGTACCTGGCCGCCGCCGCGAACAAGCTCTTGCGCCTGGGCCAGGGCGGCGGTCGAGGGGACGGCCATCACCGCAGCGTCCAAGCCGCAGCGGTGTGTGACCTTTTCGACCAATTCCGCCAAGCTCTTGGCTCCAGCCGAATGGCCTGGTGAATCGAATGCGGTCACGCCTTTGGATCTTCGGCTGGCTGGGATTTCCTGCACGCCGTTTCCTGGCCCACCCACAGGGAAACTCCACCGCGCGCCCAACTGGCGGGCCAATTTCAGGCGGGAATCCAATAGATCAGTAGCCAGCACACGGATGCCTTCCAAGGCCAATAAACGGGTAAACATGAGTCCAATGGGGCCCTGCCCGGCGACCAGGACAGTATCACCTGGGAGAAGAGCCAGTCGTCGCACTGCCTTGAGCACGGTATTGACTGGTTCGAGCATCGCTCCTTCCAGAAATGAATTGTTCCGGGGAATCTTGACCACTCCCGGCAACACAAAAGGCAGCACGCGCACGTATTCGGCATAACCGCCGCCCGCCGGCTCGAATCCCGCGGTGACGCCAGTCCGTTTGTACTGCGCGCATTGGGCAAAGGCCCGATGACGGCAGGCATGACAATCCAGACATGGCACGTGATGGTGCAGCGCCACCCGATCACCAACCCGAAATTTCTTTACCCGCGCCCCCGCCCGCACGATGGTCCCTGCCGTTTCGTGGCCGAAGATGCGCGGGGGCGCTACGGTGCCGTATTGGATTTTTTTAATGTCGGTTGGGCAAACGCCGCAGACGGCGACCCTGACGAGCAGTTCGTGCGGACCAATAGAAGGGACCAGGACCGTCTCGACTCGCAGGTCATTGGCGCCTCGATACACCACCGCGCGCATGGTTTTGGGAATCGTCAGCACGCCGGATGTTAAACTGCGCCCGCCAGCGAAGGAACTGTTTTTGGTGATTCTTCGTTGCTGCTGCTGGAATGCAGTTGCCCTGCGCGCTGCGGATCGAGTATCAAATTTTACAATGGCCGTTGAACTTCAACACTCCGAGGACCCCCCTGTTCCTGGCTCATTTATTCCACCACAGGCTCGCGTGCGCGAGTTGAGCTGGCGGGCGGCGATTCTGGGAACGCTGCTGGGAGTCGTGTTCGGCGCGTCCTCGCTCTACCTGGTTTTGAAGGTGGGGCTGACGGTGAGCGCCTCGATCCCCGTGGCCGTTATCTCGCTGACCCTATTCCGGCTCTGGTCGAAAACAGGCGGGAGCGACGCGACCATTTTGGAGAATAACATCGTTCAAACGGCCGGCTCTGCCGGGGAGTCGATAGCGTTTGGCCTTGGGGTAACGATGCCCGCCATCATGATTCTGGGCTTTGATCTCGAGATAGGGCGGGTGATGTTAGTTGGGCTGCTGGGCAGCCTGCTGGGCATTCTCATGATGATCCCGCTGCGCCGCGCCTTAATTGTCGCTCAA is drawn from Verrucomicrobiia bacterium and contains these coding sequences:
- a CDS encoding cytidylate kinase-like family protein, translated to MNPQIGLDQCLTFINCQLQPRHTAEAANQTQTHFRAITISRQSGAGGHSVAARLIELLDDRRHKGGSPWTVFDRNLVEKVLEEHHLPSRLARFMPEDRISEVTDAMDELFGLHPPSRSLVHQSAETILRLADAGNVILIGRGANVITSKLDYVFHVRLVGSVENRIGTIQRLESLTQREASAFVYNEDLGRSRYLKKYFGKDIDDPLLYHLIINTDLVSYEQAARLIADQVMPGRQWERGAWSVGA
- a CDS encoding alcohol dehydrogenase catalytic domain-containing protein; translated protein: MLTIPKTMRAVVYRGANDLRVETVLVPSIGPHELLVRVAVCGVCPTDIKKIQYGTVAPPRIFGHETAGTIVRAGARVKKFRVGDRVALHHHVPCLDCHACRHRAFAQCAQYKRTGVTAGFEPAGGGYAEYVRVLPFVLPGVVKIPRNNSFLEGAMLEPVNTVLKAVRRLALLPGDTVLVAGQGPIGLMFTRLLALEGIRVLATDLLDSRLKLARQLGARWSFPVGGPGNGVQEIPASRRSKGVTAFDSPGHSAGAKSLAELVEKVTHRCGLDAAVMAVPSTAALAQAQELVRGGGQVLLFSNTRRGDKSSLDLATICVDEKDLIGSYSADFLLQPAVARLVFSRKLDVRRLITHQFPLEQTAAAIERAARPGPESLKIVVSQ
- a CDS encoding Cyclin D1-binding domain-containing protein — encoded protein: MVETIELQGEWIGHYPGHFDEVIRIDRHGEEVEAVKITGDDYVPAGAVTWKANLRTLRGKGQIAENEFVRPRFIPGRLIIINPERIIFRWENCGEVEYRKDD
- a CDS encoding OsmC family protein produces the protein MSEHKAMISWKRTSPDFLKGKYSREHTWSFDGGLTVPASAAPAVVPAPYSNPAHVDPEEAFVAAVSSCHMLTFLYLASRRGFQVDSYKDEAIGAMAKNEKGTPWVSLIKLNPIIAYGGEKMPAPEDERRLHHLAHEQCYISNSIKTEVLFGEAKKEAA
- a CDS encoding TIM barrel protein, whose product is MAKHGLKFFYHVHGYEFQPYNQGTLLDLLITQTDPKLVSYEMDIFWIVFPGQDPVKLLNKYGKRWELAHLKDMRKGTETGALTGSTDVKNDAAIGTGLMDIPAILKAAQKAGVKWYFIEDESPWSEQQIPRSLRYLEQVRF
- a CDS encoding DUF6807 family protein, which encodes MNSKSLLPILTLFLAASAVASTAAEPSFEFREVNDSTGLELFENGKPVYVYNYGMILSRGAPESMRRSCYLHPVYAPDGKTVLTDDFNPDHRHHRGIFWAWEVVTVGGKTDDVWTVKGFRQKFVRWKARETAGPLARLAVENGWYDGDRKFVKEDVDIVTHPETKGQRVMDFTLRFEAVDQPVVIVGTPDSKKGYGGFAFRTAPRDGGAAGTIIRTDTGILKKDGVLSRHPWAELSGSFNGQEAGVRIEDDPSNPGYPHNGWLLRHGFALLNVSYPGLEPVTLQPGKPLVLKYRVILFLGDTAEHPA
- a CDS encoding DUF5069 domain-containing protein; the protein is MQTATQNALPRSAYDRTGGIVYFARMLDKIRLRAAGTLRRDFHPNLGSGFDGRCCRFLGIDYSALRDRVLTGGTDDEILAWCFEHGTRPTKEQVLVWDKFMLKRGWRDEDDGSTQELARYKESSGLAHRNDILTFFDYYEVDEGRKL